TCTAGACTAGCAAAAAGGTGCTGAAAAGTATGCGAACTGGCCTCGCGGTCCGCCTCGGTCTGTCCCTCTTCGTCTTGAGCCTCTGCGCCGCGCCGCTCTGGGCGCAGGAGGCCCCCAAGGAGCAGGGGCCGGACCAGCAGGGGGAGCTGCCCACCTTCCGCACCCAGGTCAACGTGGTCAACCTGTTCTTCAACGTGAAGGACAAGCACGGCGCCCTCATCCCCGGCCTCACCAAAGACGAATTCGAGGTCTTCGAAGACGGCAAGCCGCAGACCATCAAGTACTTCTCCGCCGAGACCAATCAGCCCCTGACTCTCGGCATCCTCATCGACACCAGCGCCAGCCAGCAGCGGGTGCTGCCCATGGAGCAGGACGTGGGCGCCGCCTTTCTCAAGGAGGTGCTCACTCCCAAAGACCTTGCTTTCGTCATCAACTTCGATGTCAACGTCGAATTGCAGCAGGACTTCACCAGCTCCGCCCGGGACCTGCGCGAGGCCCTCATGCGGGTGAGGATCAATTCCGGAAGTCCCCCCGTGACCGGTATCCCCGGGGTGGGCGGCGGGCCTATCCCCCAGCACGGGACTCCCAAAGGCACGCTGCTCTACGACGCCATCTTCCTGGCCGCGGATGAGAAGCTGAAGAACGAAGTCGGCCGCAAGGCCATGATCATCCTCACCGACGGCGAAGACCAGGGCAGCATGATGATCCTGAACCGGGCCGTCGAGGCCGCGCAGAGGGCGGACACCATCGTCTACGTCCTGCTCATCGCCGACCGCGGCTTCTACTACGGCGCCATGGGCTATTCCGGCGACCGCGACATGAAGCGCCTCACCGAGCAGACGGGAGGCCGGACCATCGAAGTGGGGAACAAGTACGAGAAGGTGAAGAAGGCCTTCGACCAGATCGCCGCTGAGCTACGCAGCCAGTACAGCATCGGCTATACCCCGACCAATACCGCCCGCGATGGCAGCTTCCGCAAGATCGAGCTGGTCAGCAAGCAGGGCTACCACGTCCAGACCCGCAAGGGCTACTACGCCCCGACAAGATAGCCATCAGCCGTCAGCCATTAGCCATAAAGTAGCAGTGTCATCCCGAGGGGCTTCAGCCCCGAGGGACCTGCTTTTCTTCGCGGGGGAATGAACACCCCTGCTCGCCAGGGGCCTTCTTCAACTGAGTACTGGGCGCTGGGTACCGGGTCTACTCTCTCGGCGCAAAGTATCCCTTCCTGGCCCGCACTTTGTATTTCTTGTTGTCGGCCAGGATCTCGATGCTGCGGTACCTGCCGTTGGCAATGAACTGGGCCGGCTTGTAGGCGACTTGGTACTGACTGCGCAATTCTTCCTGGATCTCGGTAAAGGCGTTGGACACGTCCTGGATCTTGAAGGGGAAGAAAGCGCGGCCGCCGGTGGCTTCCGACATGCGTTCCAGCACCTTGTCGCCCGGCAAGCCCTTCATGTCGGCGGTATTGGTGCTGATGGCGTAGATGATGACCTCGGCGCGCTGCGCCATCTCGATGGCCTCCTCCCGCGTGACCCGGCTCTGGTTGTCGTCGCCGTCGCTCAGCAGGATGATGGCCCGGCGCGCCGGCCCCGTCACCGGCGCCTTCATCAGCTTGTCGCGGCAAGCGAAGTACACCGCGTCATACAGGGCGGTACCTCCTCCCGGCCGCAGTATGTGGATCCCTTTGGAGAGCTTTTCGGAGTCGTCGGTGAAGTCCTGCGTGACCTCGGTCGTGGTATCGAAGCCGATCACGAATGCCAGGTCCGATTTCGGCCGCACGATCTGGTTCAGGAACTCGGTCGCCGCTTCCTGCTCGAAGCGGAAGCGCAGGGCGATGGAGTTGCTCGAATCGATCAGCAGGCCGACCCGCAGGGGCAGGTCGGTCTCGCTGCGAAAGTCCTTCACCGCTTCCGGCGGCCGCTTGTCGTCCAGGAAATGGAAATCCTGTTCTTTCAGGTCCTTGATGAACCTGCCGTGCTTGTCGGTCACGGTGAAGATGACGTTCACCTCTTCCACTTTCTTGTGGAAGGTGGTGACGTCGGGGTCGTCCGTCTTGCCGCTGACAGCGCCGGGAAGCGACGCCTGTTGCGCCGGCACCTGCGGCTTAGCCCCGGCCGGAGGCGGGCCGCTGGGCGCGGGATAGCTCGGCGCCGGTGTCTGTGCCCACACCACCGCGGTCAACGCGAGAAACAAAGGAAGGGAATACACAGTCTTCATTGCGTTACTGTCGATTATAGCTGCTCACCCGCCGCGCTTGCCCGTGGAGTTCGCCGCAGACCTTTGGTAACTCTTTCACAGAACATTCCGAGCGCAGGCCGAAGGCTGATGCGAGGAAGCCCTACCCGCGGCAGGACTGCTGGCGACAGGGCTCCCTCGCTTCGCTCGGCATGTTATGTGCGGTGCTCTACCTCCGTCAGAAATCGTTCCAATTCCTCCGGCAATCCTCGGGAAAAAGTCAGGGCCTCTCCCGTTCTTGGGTGCTCGAGCTGGAGCTTGCCGGCGTGCAGAAAATTGCGCCCCAGGCTGAGGGTGCCGTTCTTGCTGCGGATCTCCCGCGGCGCCCCGTACAGCGTGTCGCCCACGACCGGGTGCCCGATCGACGCCAGGTGGACCCGGATCTGGTGGGTGCGCCCGGTCTCGATCTGGACTTCGAGCAATGCGAACTTACCGAACCGGCTCTCCACCCGCCGCAGCACCTTGAAGTGCGATACCGCCGCGCGCCCGCCGCTGCCCCGCGTGGTCATGCGCGTGCGCCGCTTGCGGTCCCGGCTGATCGGGTCGGAGATCGTTCCCCGGTCCTGTTTCGGCCAGCCATGCACCAGCGCCAGGTAAGTCTTCTTCACCGCCCGCCCGGCGAACTGGCGCGCCAGCTTGCGGTGCGATACGTCGTTCTTGGCGACGACGATCAGCCCGCTGGTTTCCTTGTCCAGACGATGCACGATGCCGGGGCGCAGCTCGCCGCCCACCCCGCTCAACGCCTGGAACCGGTGCAGGAGGGCGTTGACCAGCGTGCCGCGGTTGCGCGCATCCTCGGTCGCGCCCGATCCCGCGTGCACCATCATGCCCGCCGGCTTGTTCACCACCGCCAGCGAGTCGTCTTCGTACACCACGTCGAGCGGGATGTCCTCCGCCATGGCCCGCAGCGGCGCCGCCTTCACCTCACCCAGCACTTCGACGTGCTC
The nucleotide sequence above comes from Terriglobales bacterium. Encoded proteins:
- a CDS encoding VWA domain-containing protein — translated: MRTGLAVRLGLSLFVLSLCAAPLWAQEAPKEQGPDQQGELPTFRTQVNVVNLFFNVKDKHGALIPGLTKDEFEVFEDGKPQTIKYFSAETNQPLTLGILIDTSASQQRVLPMEQDVGAAFLKEVLTPKDLAFVINFDVNVELQQDFTSSARDLREALMRVRINSGSPPVTGIPGVGGGPIPQHGTPKGTLLYDAIFLAADEKLKNEVGRKAMIILTDGEDQGSMMILNRAVEAAQRADTIVYVLLIADRGFYYGAMGYSGDRDMKRLTEQTGGRTIEVGNKYEKVKKAFDQIAAELRSQYSIGYTPTNTARDGSFRKIELVSKQGYHVQTRKGYYAPTR
- a CDS encoding RluA family pseudouridine synthase, which codes for MLQSPQSFTATADDAGKRLDQFLTGQLPEVSRVRVQQLIAQRKVRVDGGAAKASQRLRGGEHVEVLGEVKAAPLRAMAEDIPLDVVYEDDSLAVVNKPAGMMVHAGSGATEDARNRGTLVNALLHRFQALSGVGGELRPGIVHRLDKETSGLIVVAKNDVSHRKLARQFAGRAVKKTYLALVHGWPKQDRGTISDPISRDRKRRTRMTTRGSGGRAAVSHFKVLRRVESRFGKFALLEVQIETGRTHQIRVHLASIGHPVVGDTLYGAPREIRSKNGTLSLGRNFLHAGKLQLEHPRTGEALTFSRGLPEELERFLTEVEHRT
- a CDS encoding VWA domain-containing protein codes for the protein MKTVYSLPLFLALTAVVWAQTPAPSYPAPSGPPPAGAKPQVPAQQASLPGAVSGKTDDPDVTTFHKKVEEVNVIFTVTDKHGRFIKDLKEQDFHFLDDKRPPEAVKDFRSETDLPLRVGLLIDSSNSIALRFRFEQEAATEFLNQIVRPKSDLAFVIGFDTTTEVTQDFTDDSEKLSKGIHILRPGGGTALYDAVYFACRDKLMKAPVTGPARRAIILLSDGDDNQSRVTREEAIEMAQRAEVIIYAISTNTADMKGLPGDKVLERMSEATGGRAFFPFKIQDVSNAFTEIQEELRSQYQVAYKPAQFIANGRYRSIEILADNKKYKVRARKGYFAPRE